Proteins from one Ramlibacter sp. PS4R-6 genomic window:
- a CDS encoding KGG domain-containing protein — translation MSSTYEEALAADESSVSATRSRAMRGFAAMDPQKQREIASLGGRAAHQSGHAHQFTPEEARAAGRKRHQKNLASAV, via the coding sequence ATGTCATCCACCTACGAAGAGGCGCTTGCCGCCGACGAATCGAGCGTTTCCGCGACCCGGTCCCGCGCGATGCGCGGCTTCGCCGCCATGGACCCGCAAAAGCAGCGCGAGATCGCCAGCCTCGGCGGGCGCGCGGCGCACCAGAGCGGCCATGCGCACCAGTTCACCCCCGAGGAAGCGCGGGCAGCGGGCCGCAAGCGCCACCAGAAGAACCTGGCCAGCGCCGTGTAG
- a CDS encoding AzlC family ABC transporter permease, translating into MSLKSSFSSLRAGAAALMQRPLFREGVRDTLPMAFGIGAWGIVAGVAMAKSEMGIPLAVFMSVLVYAGSAQIAVLPLIAADAPMWIVWAATLCVSLRFMAFSFHYRPYFAHLPRKRRVALSFLMGDTNFALFIRRFPEAQPGGDYADYFLGSALITCAMWQASIITGIVAGHAIPPSWGLGFAGTMALLALTCNLLRDASTWLAAIVAACAAVAAYALPLRLNIVVAIAAAVAVGALAQHAKRRRAGAAP; encoded by the coding sequence GTGTCCCTGAAGTCCTCCTTCTCGTCGCTGCGCGCCGGCGCCGCCGCCCTCATGCAGCGGCCGCTGTTCCGCGAGGGCGTGCGCGACACGCTGCCCATGGCCTTCGGCATCGGCGCCTGGGGCATCGTGGCCGGCGTCGCGATGGCCAAGAGCGAGATGGGCATCCCGCTGGCGGTCTTCATGTCGGTGCTGGTGTACGCGGGCTCGGCGCAGATCGCGGTGCTGCCGCTGATCGCCGCCGATGCGCCGATGTGGATCGTGTGGGCCGCGACGCTGTGCGTCAGCCTGCGCTTCATGGCTTTCAGCTTCCACTACCGCCCCTACTTCGCGCACCTGCCGCGCAAGCGTCGCGTCGCGCTCAGCTTCCTGATGGGCGACACCAACTTCGCGCTGTTCATCCGGCGGTTCCCCGAGGCGCAGCCCGGCGGCGACTACGCGGATTACTTCCTCGGCAGCGCGCTCATCACCTGCGCGATGTGGCAGGCGTCCATCATCACCGGCATCGTGGCGGGCCACGCGATCCCGCCGTCATGGGGCCTGGGCTTCGCGGGCACGATGGCGCTGCTCGCGCTCACCTGCAACCTGCTGCGTGATGCGTCGACGTGGCTGGCGGCCATCGTCGCCGCCTGCGCGGCCGTTGCCGCCTACGCGCTGCCCCTGCGCCTGAACATCGTGGTGGCCATCGCCGCCGCGGTTGCCGTGGGCGCGCTCGCGCAGCATGCGAAGCGCCGGCGTGCAGGGGCTGCGCCATGA
- a CDS encoding AzlD domain-containing protein, with the protein MSSWEIFFTTLGMAAITLLCRSFFLLPRNDLPMPRWLREGLAYAPTAALAAVVMPELVMTQGHLIDTWRDARVFGALAGLAYYAWQRSLFGTIACGTGVMLALRFGLGW; encoded by the coding sequence ATGAGCAGCTGGGAGATCTTCTTCACCACGCTGGGCATGGCCGCGATCACGCTGCTGTGCCGCTCGTTCTTCCTGCTGCCCAGGAACGACCTGCCGATGCCGCGCTGGCTGCGCGAGGGCCTGGCCTATGCGCCGACGGCCGCGCTCGCCGCGGTGGTGATGCCGGAGCTGGTCATGACGCAAGGCCATTTGATCGACACGTGGCGCGACGCGCGCGTCTTCGGCGCGCTGGCGGGGCTGGCCTACTACGCCTGGCAGCGCAGCCTGTTCGGCACCATCGCGTGCGGCACCGGGGTTATGCTGGCGCTGCGGTTCGGCCTCGGCTGGTAG
- a CDS encoding vanadium-dependent haloperoxidase: protein MKAQRILTGLAAALAIAGFSSARADAVTDWNTKAGELIAEARMGTPPAVRLMALVQTAVHDAVKAARPGQASVDAAVAAANRAVLARALPTQEQALGAAYQAAIAAIPENASRAAGIEIGEKAAAAVLAARADDGAATPEAYRPAANAGSYVPTVVPAVPQWAQRKPWLMARPDEFRPAPPPDMKSALWVRDFEEVKGLGSRTSTRRTAEQTEIARFWEFSLPSIYFGVVRSVAATADRDVARNARLYAAVAQGMDDAMISVMDAKYHYQFWRPVTAIRNADKDGNDATERDAGWVSLIDSPMHPEYPSAHSILAGTVGAVLKAELGRAPVPVLTTTSGSLKGVTRRWTRIDDFMQEVAEARIYEGIHYRNSTEIGLAMGRRIGTLAAQRHLERAD, encoded by the coding sequence ATGAAAGCCCAACGCATCCTTACCGGCCTCGCGGCAGCGCTCGCGATCGCCGGTTTCTCGTCGGCCCGGGCCGACGCCGTCACCGACTGGAACACCAAGGCCGGCGAGCTCATCGCCGAAGCCCGGATGGGCACGCCGCCCGCCGTGCGCCTGATGGCGCTGGTGCAGACGGCCGTGCACGACGCCGTGAAGGCGGCGCGCCCCGGCCAGGCGTCCGTCGATGCCGCCGTCGCCGCGGCCAACCGTGCCGTGCTGGCGCGCGCGCTGCCCACGCAGGAGCAGGCGCTGGGCGCCGCCTACCAGGCCGCCATCGCCGCGATCCCGGAGAACGCCTCACGCGCGGCAGGCATCGAGATCGGCGAGAAGGCTGCGGCCGCCGTGCTCGCCGCACGCGCCGACGACGGCGCCGCGACGCCCGAGGCCTACCGTCCCGCCGCCAACGCCGGCAGCTACGTGCCGACGGTCGTCCCCGCCGTGCCGCAATGGGCGCAGCGCAAGCCGTGGCTCATGGCGCGCCCCGACGAGTTCCGCCCCGCGCCGCCGCCCGACATGAAGAGCGCGCTATGGGTGCGTGACTTCGAGGAAGTGAAGGGCCTGGGCAGCCGCACCAGCACGCGCCGCACGGCGGAGCAAACCGAGATCGCGCGCTTCTGGGAGTTCTCGCTGCCCTCGATCTACTTCGGCGTGGTGCGCTCGGTGGCCGCCACGGCCGACCGCGACGTCGCGCGCAACGCGCGCCTGTACGCCGCCGTCGCGCAAGGCATGGACGACGCGATGATCTCGGTGATGGACGCCAAGTACCACTACCAGTTCTGGCGCCCCGTCACCGCGATCCGCAACGCCGACAAGGACGGCAACGACGCGACCGAGCGCGATGCGGGCTGGGTGTCGCTGATCGACTCGCCGATGCACCCGGAGTACCCGAGCGCGCACAGCATCCTGGCCGGCACGGTCGGCGCGGTGCTGAAGGCGGAACTGGGCCGCGCGCCGGTGCCGGTGCTCACGACCACCAGCGGTTCGCTCAAGGGCGTCACGCGCCGCTGGACGCGCATCGACGACTTCATGCAGGAAGTGGCCGAAGCGCGCATCTACGAAGGCATCCACTACCGCAACTCGACCGAGATCGGCCTGGCCATGGGCCGCCGCATCGGCACGCTGGCCGCGCAGCGCCACCTGGAGCGCGCCGACTGA
- a CDS encoding KGG domain-containing protein, with amino-acid sequence MTFNEQSPTDNGEVRTPVSRARSPRGFAAMDPQKQREIASLGGRAAHQSGHAHEFTTEEARAAGRKRHAKARGEDIGEPASSG; translated from the coding sequence ATGACATTCAACGAGCAATCCCCCACGGACAACGGCGAAGTGCGCACGCCCGTCTCGCGCGCGCGTTCACCGCGCGGTTTCGCGGCGATGGACCCGCAGAAGCAGCGCGAGATCGCCAGCCTCGGCGGCCGTGCCGCCCACCAGAGCGGGCACGCGCATGAATTCACGACCGAGGAAGCCCGCGCGGCCGGGCGCAAGCGCCACGCGAAGGCGCGCGGCGAGGACATCGGCGAACCCGCCAGCAGCGGCTGA
- a CDS encoding CaiB/BaiF CoA transferase family protein: MVRPLDGITVVSLEHAIAAPFCTRQLADLGARVIKVERPGGGDFARDYDERAQGLSSHFVWVNRSKESLTLDLKQPQALALLRDLLKTADVFVQNLAPGAAARMGLAYDELQRLNPKLVACSISGYGEDGPYRDKKAYDLLIQSEGGFLDVTGTPDERCKAGISIADIAAGMYAYTNILSALLLRGRTGVGSNIDVSMLEALAEWMGFPMYYAYEGQSAPTRNGAAHATIYPYGPFRAGDGREVMLGLQNEREWKAFCDKVLLQPQLAVDPRFDVNPKRSEHRSELRRIIEEAFASLSAEQVIARLDETQIANAHVNTVGALWDHPQLKARGRFRSVGSPQGDLQALVPPGLNASFDYRMDAIPAIGEHTDAILRSLGRGDADIAALRAAGAI; encoded by the coding sequence ATGGTGCGCCCGCTCGACGGCATCACGGTGGTATCGCTGGAGCATGCAATCGCGGCGCCGTTCTGCACGCGGCAGCTCGCCGACCTGGGGGCGCGCGTGATCAAGGTGGAGCGGCCGGGTGGCGGCGACTTCGCGCGCGACTACGATGAGCGCGCGCAAGGCCTGTCGTCGCACTTCGTGTGGGTGAACCGTTCCAAGGAGAGCCTCACGCTCGACCTCAAGCAGCCGCAGGCGCTCGCGCTGCTGAGAGACCTGCTGAAGACCGCGGACGTGTTCGTGCAGAACCTCGCGCCGGGCGCCGCCGCGCGCATGGGCCTGGCGTACGACGAACTGCAGCGGCTCAACCCGAAGCTCGTGGCGTGCAGCATCTCGGGCTACGGCGAGGATGGGCCCTACCGCGACAAGAAGGCTTACGACCTCCTGATCCAGAGCGAAGGCGGCTTCCTCGACGTGACGGGCACGCCCGATGAACGCTGCAAGGCGGGCATCTCCATCGCCGACATCGCCGCCGGCATGTACGCGTACACGAACATCCTGTCGGCGCTGCTGCTGCGCGGGCGCACCGGCGTGGGCTCGAACATCGACGTCTCGATGCTGGAGGCGCTGGCCGAGTGGATGGGGTTCCCGATGTACTACGCGTACGAGGGACAGTCCGCGCCGACGCGCAACGGCGCCGCGCACGCCACGATCTACCCGTATGGCCCGTTCCGCGCCGGCGACGGCCGTGAGGTGATGCTGGGCCTGCAGAACGAGCGCGAGTGGAAGGCCTTCTGCGACAAGGTGCTGCTGCAGCCGCAACTCGCGGTCGACCCGCGCTTCGACGTCAACCCGAAACGCAGCGAGCACCGCAGCGAACTGCGCCGCATCATCGAGGAAGCGTTCGCGTCCCTCTCCGCCGAACAGGTGATCGCGCGCCTCGATGAAACGCAGATCGCGAACGCGCACGTGAACACCGTCGGCGCTTTGTGGGACCACCCCCAGCTGAAGGCACGCGGGCGCTTTCGCTCGGTCGGCTCGCCGCAAGGCGATCTGCAGGCGCTGGTGCCGCCGGGCCTCAACGCCAGTTTCGACTACCGCATGGACGCGATCCCGGCCATCGGCGAGCACACGGATGCGATCCTGCGATCGCTGGGCCGCGGCGACGCCGACATCGCCGCGCTGCGCGCGGCCGGTGCGATCTGA
- a CDS encoding winged helix-turn-helix transcriptional regulator — protein sequence MIDYMQFCTVARGAEVLGELWTPLVVRELLCGSRRFNDIHRGVPRMSATLLTQRLRKLEAIGVVERRKADKGWEYHLTEAGEELRPIVVGIGHWGARWIGSRLRKEQLDAGFLMWDIRRFARIDEFPDQRTVVHFRFRDAPAAERQWWLVVHDHAADLCRDDPGHDVTVVCESTVRALTQVWTGDSDPADEIRAGALAVQGAGRQGQQLWRWLGRSMFAPTRIEARN from the coding sequence ATGATCGACTACATGCAGTTCTGCACCGTGGCGCGCGGCGCCGAGGTGCTGGGCGAGTTGTGGACGCCGCTCGTCGTGCGCGAGCTGCTGTGCGGCAGCCGCCGCTTCAACGACATCCACCGCGGCGTTCCGCGCATGTCGGCCACCTTGCTCACGCAGCGGCTGCGCAAGCTCGAAGCCATCGGCGTCGTCGAGCGCCGCAAGGCGGACAAGGGGTGGGAGTACCACCTGACCGAAGCGGGCGAAGAGCTGCGCCCCATCGTCGTGGGCATCGGCCACTGGGGCGCGCGCTGGATCGGCAGCCGCCTGCGCAAGGAGCAGCTCGATGCCGGCTTCCTGATGTGGGACATCCGGCGCTTCGCGCGCATCGACGAGTTCCCGGACCAACGCACGGTGGTGCACTTCCGCTTCCGCGACGCGCCCGCGGCGGAGCGCCAGTGGTGGCTGGTCGTGCACGACCACGCGGCCGACTTGTGCCGCGACGATCCCGGGCATGACGTGACGGTGGTCTGCGAATCGACCGTGCGCGCGCTCACCCAGGTCTGGACCGGCGACAGCGATCCCGCCGACGAAATCCGCGCCGGTGCGCTCGCCGTTCAGGGCGCGGGCCGGCAGGGGCAGCAGCTGTGGCGCTGGCTGGGGCGCAGCATGTTCGCGCCGACGCGGATCGAAGCGCGCAACTAG
- a CDS encoding Bug family tripartite tricarboxylate transporter substrate binding protein — translation MDRRHLLLATTLAAVAALLPATASAQAWPSRPVTLVVPNPPGGLVDTSARIVGDALTKVIGQPVVIDNRGGASGNVAYGFVARAPADGYTLLTSYSAYHVGNPWLSAKLPWNEKDFTPIALVTVATNVIAAHPSVPANNLQEFIAYLKKNPGKLSYASQGNGSVSHIGTEMFKTQTGTSMVHIPYKGSGDAIRDVLSGQVQVFMTTPPSVMGHVQAGKLKAFAVTGKGRHPGLPNVPTTAEAGLKGFELESWVAIFAPTGTPPDVVQKLSAGIKQALETPEAKTRADTAGIELRYLPPAQLGDMVKRETEFWGKTIKAQGITAD, via the coding sequence ATGGACCGCCGACACCTCCTCCTCGCCACGACGCTTGCCGCCGTGGCCGCCCTCCTCCCCGCGACGGCTTCGGCCCAGGCCTGGCCGTCGCGGCCCGTCACGCTCGTCGTCCCCAACCCGCCGGGCGGGCTGGTGGACACGTCGGCGCGCATCGTCGGCGACGCGCTCACCAAGGTGATCGGCCAGCCGGTGGTCATCGACAACCGCGGCGGCGCCAGCGGCAACGTGGCGTACGGCTTCGTCGCGCGCGCACCCGCGGACGGCTACACCTTGCTCACGTCGTACTCCGCGTACCACGTGGGCAACCCGTGGCTGTCGGCCAAGCTGCCGTGGAACGAAAAGGACTTCACCCCCATCGCGCTGGTGACGGTGGCGACCAACGTGATCGCCGCGCACCCGTCGGTGCCCGCGAACAACCTGCAGGAATTCATCGCATACCTGAAGAAGAACCCCGGCAAGCTCAGCTACGCGTCGCAGGGCAACGGCTCGGTGTCGCACATCGGCACGGAGATGTTCAAGACGCAGACCGGCACCAGCATGGTCCACATCCCGTACAAGGGCTCGGGCGATGCGATCCGCGACGTGCTCTCGGGGCAGGTGCAGGTGTTCATGACCACGCCGCCATCGGTGATGGGGCACGTGCAGGCCGGCAAGCTCAAGGCGTTCGCGGTGACCGGCAAGGGCCGCCACCCGGGCCTGCCCAATGTGCCGACCACGGCCGAAGCGGGTTTGAAGGGCTTCGAGCTCGAATCGTGGGTGGCGATCTTCGCGCCCACCGGCACCCCGCCCGACGTGGTGCAGAAACTCTCGGCCGGCATCAAGCAGGCGCTGGAGACGCCCGAGGCGAAGACACGCGCCGACACGGCGGGGATCGAGCTGCGCTACCTGCCGCCCGCGCAGCTGGGCGACATGGTCAAGCGCGAAACGGAGTTCTGGGGCAAGACGATCAAGGCGCAGGGCATCACGGCCGACTGA
- a CDS encoding FAS1-like dehydratase domain-containing protein, whose protein sequence is MTLTTSRIDADALRAWVGRTETLDEEIVAASVRGLAATLDLKAAPQPGDELPPLWHWMFFATRAPQSQLGGDGHPKLGGFMPPVPLSRRMWAGGRLEWLAPLRVGDMATRVSRIAAIEHKAGRSGDLVFVTVRHEVSARGQLALTEEHDIVYRAPAQPGDPVPQPQPAPTDAAWSREVRANAVMLFRYSALTFNGHRIHYDRSYAAEVEGYPGLVVHGPLIATLLAGLAQENRPGARLRRFDFKAVRPVFDMDAFRICGKPDGKMANLWAQDHEGWLTMRAEAHFE, encoded by the coding sequence ATGACCCTGACGACATCCCGTATCGATGCAGACGCCCTGCGCGCGTGGGTCGGGCGCACGGAAACCCTGGACGAGGAAATCGTCGCGGCGTCCGTGCGCGGGCTCGCGGCGACGCTGGACCTCAAAGCAGCCCCGCAGCCCGGCGACGAACTCCCGCCGCTGTGGCACTGGATGTTCTTCGCGACGCGCGCGCCGCAGTCGCAGCTGGGCGGTGACGGGCATCCGAAGCTGGGCGGCTTCATGCCGCCGGTGCCGCTGTCGCGGCGCATGTGGGCGGGCGGGCGGCTCGAGTGGCTCGCGCCGCTGCGCGTCGGCGACATGGCGACGCGCGTCTCGCGCATCGCCGCCATCGAGCACAAGGCGGGCCGGTCCGGTGACCTGGTGTTCGTCACGGTGCGGCACGAGGTCTCGGCGCGCGGCCAGTTGGCGCTGACCGAAGAACACGACATCGTCTACCGCGCGCCGGCGCAGCCGGGCGACCCCGTTCCGCAGCCGCAACCCGCGCCGACGGATGCGGCGTGGTCGCGCGAGGTCCGCGCCAATGCGGTGATGCTGTTCCGCTATTCGGCATTGACCTTCAACGGCCATCGCATCCACTACGACCGCAGCTACGCGGCCGAGGTGGAAGGCTATCCCGGGCTGGTCGTGCATGGCCCGCTCATCGCGACCTTGCTCGCAGGCCTCGCGCAGGAGAACAGGCCCGGCGCGCGCTTGCGCCGCTTCGACTTCAAGGCCGTGCGGCCCGTCTTCGACATGGACGCCTTTCGCATCTGCGGCAAGCCCGACGGCAAGATGGCGAACCTCTGGGCGCAGGACCACGAAGGCTGGCTCACCATGCGCGCCGAGGCGCACTTCGAATGA
- a CDS encoding acyl-CoA dehydrogenase family protein has protein sequence MKTQIPAPDQFQDIRDAMRDLCGRFDSAYWQGIDAARGYPEAFVDALTGAGWLAAMIPAEYGGSGLGLAEASVVMEEVNLSGGNAGAVHGQMYNMGTLLRHGSPQQKQQYLPAIASGQLRLQTMAVTEPTTGTDTTQLKTTAVRKGDRYVVNGQKVWISRIQHSDLMILLARTTPLAEVKKKSEGMSIFLVDLHQALGKGMTVRPIMNMVNHETHEVFFDNLEVPAENLIGEESKGFKYILDGLNAERTLIAAECIGDAYWFANKSRAYASERVVFGRPIGQNQGVQFPIADAYIETEAANLMRWKACSLFDAGKPCGGEANMAKYLAAKASWEAANVCLQTHGGFGFAHEYDVERKFRETRLYQVAPISTNLIYSYVAEHLLGLPRSF, from the coding sequence ATGAAAACGCAGATCCCCGCCCCGGACCAATTCCAGGACATCCGCGACGCGATGCGCGACCTGTGCGGCCGTTTCGACTCCGCGTATTGGCAGGGTATCGATGCCGCGCGCGGCTACCCCGAGGCGTTCGTCGATGCGCTCACCGGCGCCGGCTGGCTCGCCGCGATGATCCCGGCGGAGTACGGCGGCTCGGGCCTGGGCCTGGCCGAAGCGTCGGTGGTGATGGAGGAAGTGAACCTGTCCGGCGGCAATGCGGGCGCGGTGCACGGCCAGATGTACAACATGGGCACGCTCCTGCGCCACGGCTCGCCGCAGCAGAAGCAGCAGTACCTGCCCGCCATCGCCAGCGGCCAATTGCGCCTGCAGACGATGGCCGTGACGGAGCCCACCACCGGCACCGACACCACGCAGCTCAAGACGACGGCGGTGCGCAAGGGCGACCGCTACGTCGTCAACGGCCAGAAGGTGTGGATCTCGCGCATCCAGCACTCGGACCTGATGATCCTGCTGGCGCGCACCACGCCGCTGGCCGAGGTGAAGAAGAAGAGCGAGGGCATGAGCATCTTCCTCGTCGACCTGCACCAGGCCCTCGGCAAGGGCATGACGGTGCGGCCGATCATGAACATGGTGAACCACGAGACCCACGAAGTCTTCTTCGACAACCTCGAGGTTCCCGCGGAGAACCTCATTGGCGAGGAAAGCAAGGGCTTCAAGTACATCCTGGACGGCCTGAACGCCGAGCGCACGCTGATCGCGGCCGAGTGCATCGGCGACGCGTACTGGTTCGCCAACAAGTCCCGCGCGTATGCGAGCGAGCGTGTCGTCTTCGGGCGGCCCATCGGCCAGAACCAGGGCGTGCAGTTCCCCATCGCCGACGCGTACATCGAGACGGAAGCCGCGAACCTGATGCGCTGGAAAGCCTGTTCGCTCTTCGACGCCGGCAAGCCCTGCGGCGGCGAGGCCAACATGGCGAAGTACCTCGCGGCCAAGGCATCGTGGGAAGCCGCGAACGTGTGCCTGCAGACGCACGGCGGCTTCGGCTTCGCGCACGAATACGACGTGGAGCGCAAGTTCCGCGAGACGCGCTTGTACCAGGTGGCGCCCATCTCCACCAACCTGATCTACTCGTACGTGGCCGAGCACCTGCTGGGCCTGCCGCGGAGCTTCTGA